CTCCAaacttccgcttggtttccccgatgtagaggaggccacatcgggaacagcagatacaatatatcacattagcagatgtgcaggtgaacatctgtttcatGTAGGTGATTTTCTTGGGGCCCGGCCATGGACAGCAGACAGTTGGAaatggccacatttggagtactgtgtgcagttctgggccccatatctcaggaaggatggagtgggttcagaggaagttcatgagaatggtcccaggaatgaaaagcttaacacatGAGAAACGTTTGAGGATGCTGGGGCTATACTCatgggagtttagaaggatgacgggggatctaattgaaacctacagaatactgaatggcctggacagagtggatgttgggaagaagcttccattggtaggagagactaggaccagagggcacagccttagagtaagggGAAGGCTTTtttgaacagagataaggagaaacttcttcagccaaaaagTGGTGAATCAacgaaattcactgccacagaaggctgcggaggtcagttcattgaatacatttaagattgagagagataggttcttgattatcaaggggatcaagggttgctgggagagagtgagagaatggggttgaggaacttatcagccatgattgaatggtggagcagacccgatgggccgaatggcctattcctgctcctatgtcttattgtcttacggtcttatggatgACATCAAGTTTACCGAGAGTAGAACATGGGAAGCCAGCCAGGAATGCTTTTGAATAGCCAAGGCTTGAAGCTGCAAAAGCATGACTGAGGGTTTCAGTAGTACATGAGTTGAGTCAGGGACCAAGTTTTCTGATATTAGGGACATGAAAATAGGTGGTCCTGGTGATGGCACAGACATGTGGTCAGAAGTCAACAATTGCTTCAGTTACTCTATAAATACCTAATCTTCACTAACCAACCAGCAATCTGAATTAATGGAATTAGGATGGCCAAACCTGCCACAAGCCACATCCATTTCCAGAAAAGGCCTAGCAGGCAAGTTGagaattttacaaaaaaattcaGGTTTTGTGGGCCATGATCATCAGCAGTGCTTCTCCGAGGCACACATGAACTTGGGCCTCCCTTGAACCAGGCTACATAAACCCCACCACCACTTTGGATTATAGCCAGATCGATGCCCCAACCATCCCTGTTGTGGCCTTTTGAAGCTTTCCTTGTTTTGCATTCCCACTCTTCACTAAGTCACGGTGCCAATTCCCCAGTAGCTATGAGGTACAGTCTCCAGCACTTGGAAGAAATTCTGGTGTTGAAATCAGCAAGGTCTCCTTGTTCCATATTTTGCTGGCTTCTTTGACAAATTGTGGCctccacataaatgccaggtcTGCAGAGTCTGTTTATTCTCCAACTGGCGTGGAAGACAGTGTGTACCTGGAAGTTGGAACGATGCTAGGAATATTGGGCGTGAGGTAttcaaagcaagtgctacacagAAACTTAAAAATAggtgcaggggtaggccattaggccctttgagcctgcaccatcattcaatatgatcatgactgatattgCAATCTCAATATTCCATTCCTGCttcctctccataccccttgattcctttagctgcaagggccacgtccattccctcttgaatatatctaatgagcTAGCCCTggcagcttcctgtgggagagaattccacaggtttacaagtctctgagtgaggaaattcttcctcatctcagtcctgaatagctTACTCCTTATTCTTACACTGTGACTCCtaattctggacttccccaacatcggaaacattcttcccgcatctagcctgtccaggaccgtcaggattttatatgtttctatgagattctccctcattcttctaaagcaCAAGCCCAGTCAATCAGGTTTTTCCTCATGTCAGTTTTGTCTTCCTgcgaatcagtctggtgaacatttACTGGACTCCCTCCATAGTaagaatgttcttcctcagactcggagatgaaaactgcacacgatactcaAAGTGTGGCCTTAGCAAGGCGCTGTATAACgtcagcaagacatccttactctgattctcaaatcccctcactatgaaggccaacataccattagCTTTCCccattgcctgctgcacctgcatgccaatcttcagtgactgttccaccatgacacccagatctcattgcacctcaccttcTCCTAAAATgccatcattcagataataatctgcattcctgtttttgtgatcaaagtgaataacttcacatttatccacattatactgcatataccaagtatttgcccactcagccagtctgtccaagtcaccctgcagcctcttagcagtCTCCTTCCAGTACATCCTGCCatccagcttagtgtcatctacaaatttggagatattgcatctaattccttcatccaaattgttaatgtatattgtgaacaactGAGGTCCCACCACTGAACGCTTCGATAGCCCTCTTGTCACTGCTTTCCCTCTGAAAAGGACCTTTTCAGAGGGAAAGCAGAATGGATTACCAACTCTGGTCGGGTGTATTTCTGAAGGTTTCATATGAATTCCTGTTGTGACTGTTAACAATCCACTgtgcaattaggcatgggcaataaatgctgcctagccagcaatatacatatcctgtgaattaattaaaaGAAGATTCTAAAGGAGGGAGTCACTATGCTAGTGGTACTTTAATTTTAGAGATAACTATGTTGGAATGTAATGTGGTATCGCATGGTCTGTGTGGATCAATCTGCTTTATAAACTGAGCCACAGTGGCATGACTGCCCTGTTAAACCTTGATAATGTTGTCTCAACAGGCAGCTGACTTGTTTCCAACATCATATAAACATTTTTGCAAGCTGAATGATAAAACCTGCCTTTTGACCCTGTGATTTTTCAATCTTTTGGGGAAGCtcttgaccttccctccatagctGACCCCTGCTGGTTGAAATAAATCCGAAGTTTCCACTTTGCGGTGCTGTGGGTGTGAACCCACATTACCCATTTCTAAAATTCAAAGTATCAGTATGTTGCACTACTGACTGCCAGGTTTTCAGAAACACATCAATTAAATCTTAACTTTTAACATTGACTTCAAGATAATATAAGTATTTCCAaaggaaatggaactgacagctACACGTTGCATTTTTGGCTTGGCTGTTTTCAAGGACAGCATGAATTTGATAAAACTCTCATGACTGTAAAAGAATTACATCACCTTAGTTGGCAGCATGAAGAGGTCGTTGGTACCAAGGTACGGATGTCTCCTTCACAGCAGCATACATGATGGCCAATAATATATCCTCTATTAACCTTGTTGAGATAAAGCTCTCACTATTTCTGTCATTCACAGAAATTGGATAACCAATCAACATAGAAAAAGAAGTGAAATAATCGGCCACGCCTCACTTGTCTTTAAATGGTAGTCGAGTGCAGGTGAAGTTCAAGGTAGTTACAGCAGGGGTTTCACTGAGCCTATAAAAGCAGAGTTCAGTGACTGTAAAGGCAGATAAGCTTCAGAGATTGCAAGCAGTTAACAATGGCTTGTGTATCCCAGTCAGTGAGTTTTGATAAATGCCAATGTGGGCAGAGATCACACAGCAGCATACTCTACAGCATTCTCAACAAAGACCATCCCAGCGAATCAAGCTGTTGCCAGTATCGACATCACCATCATTCCTCAGCTCCTGGATGCTCCTGTGAGTTTAGAAGGAAAGTTGTTCTCAAAATGCCTGAACTCACTTGCAGACGAGCCTCACAGGTGCTCCTAAAGACTTTGACTTTCATTAAGAATTTGCCCTCGTTTTGTCAACTACCTGAAGGCGATCAGGTCCTGCTGGTGCAGAATTGTTGGGCTCCGCTCTTCGTCTTGGGGTTAGCTCAGGAAAGAGTTGACTTTGAAGTGACTGAGGCTGTGGCACCCAGCTTGCTGAGAAAGATTCTCTTGAATCAGAAAGTGATGGATGGGCAGAACTCGGAGACAGTGTTGAATGCCACTTCTCTGGCAGAAGTTCAAAAAGTGAAGGTATTTCTTATGAAGCTCTGGAACATGGATGTCAGCAACAAAGAATATGCATATCTCAAAGGCATTACACTTTTCAACCCAggtaagaaagaaacagaattttgTTAACAATACTGACTTgcctttctaattatttcttaTAAAATGGAtaaattttaaacttttcacaAAGTAATTGGGTAATTCTCCCTCATGTGGTTCCTTGTTTGATTAAGCCCTCGGCACTCAGAAAATCCTTTTTCATGGTAGAGCACTGCATCGCTTCTGATGGTTTACTACTGAACACTTGACAACATTCCTGGTTCAGCCATGAGGAGTTCCGTAGTGTATCAGGCCCATATGCTCACAACTATTTAACGTAGCCGCTTGCGGGAGAGCCTCTTAATTTGGCATGTTGGTTCCTTCATGTGTGGGCAACATGAGGGGAAGTGGAAAGAAATGCGCTGCAAACCTTTCAGAGTAATGTTGATGAAAGGCAGAAGGGAATCAAAGGGCTTAATATCAGAAGAGGTTGACATTCAAACTCATGCAAATCAACAAGTCAAAAATAAAGGGCAtgaaaaggagcaggaaaatgaaAGTACAGGAGATAGCTCCAGTTCAAGAAATGGGATCCTTATTAGTGCAACAGGTTGAATGGACTCTTTCTGTGCATAACTTTTATGATTCTCTGAAACAACACAAATTAAATTCTGACATATAACCAAAACAGCTAAAGTCAGAGGAAATCCTGCTAATTCTGGAGTGTTCTCATTAGATCACAGCTCATGCCACATCAGAAGCAGGCAAGCCCTAGTAGTGGTTCAGAAAAGAGGAATATGTTAATTCCTTAGCTACAACAACAATAATGGCCAGTATTTATGTAGCACCATTAACATAGTAAAACTTCTGAAAGTGGTTAAAGAAGCAAACACTTGACACTGAGTCACCAAGGGAAGTATTAGGGCTCAAATTAAAATACTGGTCAAAGTTttacattttcacattttaaggaatgtcttaaaCGAGGGAAGTGAGGAAGAGAGGATGAAAGGGAACCTGGAGATGGAGTGCACTTGGGTTTTGAAAATTTTAGAAGATGCTACATCAAAGATTACTGCACAAGCTAACAGCACATGATGTCAGGATAAGGACCAGTTAGCcgatagaaagcagagagtaggaataaatgggtctctTGCAGATTGGCAAACTATAAATAATGAAGCATCACAGGAATCAATGCAAATTCTCAAGTGCTAACTATTGATGTTGGATGAAAGGGCCAAAGTGTAGTAGTTAAACTTACCAACGACACCAAGGTATGCAGGAAAATGACTTGTCAAGAATGTACAGAGTCTGTAAGGGACTATAGCTAGATTAAGTGAGTACGTAAAAGCTGGCATATtgggtataatgtgggaaaatgtgaactttggCAGGATAATTAAAAAAGTAGCATTTTGTTCAAATAGATTCAGATTGCAGAACATGTGGGTAGAGAGAGATCCAGGTCTTCTGGTACAAGAATAACAAACGGTTAGTATGGATGCACAACAAGTaaccaggaaggcaaatggaatgttgatgtTTGTTGTAAGGGATCTGGAACATAAAAGTAGAGAAGGTTAACTGCAACtggacagggccttggtgagaatTTATCAGAGGTAATGTATACAGTTTTGCTTTccttatttgaaaacaaaatcattatATATTAAAGAGCAGTTCAAAGATTTATTTGACTCCTTCATTTGACTAAGGGATTTatagatcatcatagaatccctacagtgtggaaacaggcccttcggcccaacaagtccacaccaaccattggagcatcccacccaggcccatccccctataacctacctaagctacacatccctgaacgctatgggcaatttagcaaagccaatccatctaatctgcacatctttggactgtgggaggaaactggatcacccagaggactcccatgcagacatggggagaacgtgcaaactccacacagtgggtggaattgaacctgggtctctggtgctatgaggctgcagtgctaaccactgagccaccatactgccctaaATTATTTCATTATGAAAGATTGAACAGGTTTGGCATTTACCTTATCAAAAtaaagtgatcttattgaaacatataaggtcCCAATGGGACTAGAATGGGTGGATACTGAAAGGATGGTCCTTTTTGTTGAGGGAGACTAGAACACAGTTCTACGGTGCCCCTTAACCCCACTAGAACACAGTTCTAGTGGGGTTAagggacacagtttaagaataagtagaggagatttttttctttctctcaaagAGTTGTTAGTTTGTGGAAGTCTCTTCCCCAGAAatcagtggaggctgggtcactgaATTTATTCAATGCAGACTTAGATATATTTTTGATAGAGGGGGGAGTTAAGGGTTATGGAGGCAGACAAGAACGTGGAATTTAAACCACAATcggctcagccatgatcttattgactggtgAAGctggcttgaaaggctgaatggtccAAACGTATTGCTAAGTATGATGTTACAAGAGGATTTAAGAGAGAACGAGTGAGGGACCGGGACAACTGAAGGCATAAGTGCCAGTGCTAGAGTGATTAAAGTCAGGAATGCTCAAAAGGCTAGAATAGGAGAATCAGAGATATCTCGGTGGATTGTagtgccagaggagatggtgggaTATTGCCTGCCATCTGGCAGATATCTTAAAGTGTCATTGATGGAGGCCTGGGGTGCTGTGCTGTCAGGTAACATTTAATAATTCAGAAATATAGGAGAGGCAATTgcctagtggaattatcactCGACTGTTAATCCTGAGCCCCAGGTAATACTCTGGGCATCCGGGTTCCAATCCcacctggcagatggtggaacgtgaatttaataaaaatctggaattaagagtctaatgatgatcatgaatccattgtcaattgtcaggtaaaacccatcgggttcactcatgtcttttagaAACACATTCTGCAACCAAGAAATACAATACAAGTTTGACGTCCTTCTGCTGAGTTCCCAATATAGCAAGGAACAGCAGTTGGCTTATTCTCTGGAGTGCTCAAACTGATCAGTGGTTCATGGTGAATACTGATGATGGGGTCACTTTCATATGCAAATGAATGATACGATGGATGATTCAGGGAGGAACAGCAAGGTGAAGGCAGGGTGGGAGTCAGAAGGCGAGAAGGAATGTGTGTTCTCATTAAAAACTCTAAATCTATGAAATATCTCGCATCCTCCAATAATTGCAGAACTCTGTAGAACAAGAAAGATCATAATTCAGGAAAAAATGATCCACAAGTTTTCACTATTAAAATAAGAAGTGATTATTAGGACGGTAGTGTTCTACCAGTTCATTTGTCATTGTATGCACAAAAGTATTTGTGATTTCTAAAAATAATTTACTAATCCTTTAAAGCAAAAATTTAATGCTTATTTTCATGTACgatctttttgttttatacagaCTAATTGAAATGTTCAAACAACTGATTAAAAAGTCACAAATAAATATCTACCCCTTCATGTCAAAGAATGTTCAGCAattaattttgaacatttttcaGTGAACGTTGTATACTTTACTTTTATATCTTGTGAGGGGATGCGGACATAGATATCATAGATGATCCAACTAGAATGCTTTTATTCCTATTTCTCAGTGCATTTTTTCTTCTCTTGACCCCACTCCACGTATTGTTCATAGAATAAAAAGGTGAATGGTCCAACAATTCAGTTGGTCTCTGCTAATGCTCCAACTACCTGGAATTTGCCAGAAGCTTGAAGTGTTTGAATCTTCAATACTTTCACTGATTCCTTGATGTGAAGTGTTTCGTCTCTATTTGGAATGTACTCATCATAGGACATGCTCAGTGAAATTTCTTGCCCAGTTTCCAGTTGCATTGTTTATAACTCATTATGCATGACCTGAAATATTTGATGAAACATATTTCACATCAAAGTTTTACAGATGActtaaattaaataaattttaaactAACTTAAGTTGCAGATAAGAAACTATCAATTGTTTCATGACCAAATTTAGTTTCATGCTCAAGCCTGTGGGTATGATTAATTCCCAAACTCAATCAGGTCATGAGAAAATAAACCAAATTGTTATAAAAGGGAAAAGAGATTTTAAGTTGACTGTACAGAGGATAAAAATTTGCTTTGGTCAGGAGCACAATTACATGTCATATCAGCTACCTGTTACATATTGAATTGTAGTCCTTATGACTGCAAAAACTTTGAATATTGGCAGGGAGCATAAAGGCAGCTCATACAATACTACTTGTTTTGTACTACCAACGTTCTAACATTGATTTTCAAAACAGAACAGGGAgcatctttgaatttttttttccgtTTTAAATGACCATTACCCtttatcaaagataataaaatgtgaggctggatgaacacagcaggccaagcggcatctcaggagcacaaaaatttgtgctcctgagatgctgcttggcctgctgtgttcatccagcctcacattttattatcttggattctccagcatctgcagttccgattatctctgatactatattaCCCTTTATCATCCTGTTTTACAGATGTTCCTAGCCTCAGGATGCCTCAGTATATCCTGGCTCTGCAGCAGGAAGCTCAGCATACCCTGAATGAATTCATCATAATGGTGAACAATGGAGATCAGGCGAGATTTGCTCAAATTCTACTGATTCTCTCCACTCTTAGAATGGTCAGCGTTACCTCTGTAACAGATCTTTTTTTCAGACCAGTCCTGGGCAAAGTGAACATGAATGAATTACTCTTAGAGATGCTCTGTGCAAAACTGAATTGAATTGGAAGAATGTTATCTGACACACTTGAATCTTTTCAATACTTTTGTAACTTGTGAATGTATTTTTTGTGTATGCAGCGAATCTGTAGCAGCTACCTGTGCAATATGTATAGTAACTGTCTTTGGTGTATGTACATAGAGGCATGTTATTAACAAGTGCTTATTTATGTATTTTGTTTAATAAAACTGGAGTTGCGAATCAACCTGCATTAAATACTATTTATTTTCTCAACTTCTCATCTTTAAACATGTAATAAGATAAGAAGTGGAGTAGAGATAGATGATTTGCACTCCCCCCCAACTTCCAAAGCCTGCTTTACCAACCAACAAGATCATTCTTGATCTGATTGCAGCCTTACTCTACTCTCCTACCTGTCTGCTATAACCACTGACTGCCTTGATGATCAATATTCTTTCTAACTCAGTGTCAAACATATTCCAGTGCTCACTAggaaagaaaattccaaacacagcaactctctgagagaagaaatttctcctcatctccacctttAATGGGGCATTCCTTAATTTTAAATGTGTTCCTTAGTTCTAGATTACCCATGAGGAAAAATACTGtcagcatctaccttgtcaagagcCCTCAGAatctttgatattttaaaaaggttacctctcattcttgtaaacttcaatTTGTATAGGTTAAACCTGCTCAACTTCATTAGATCGACTCACCATCTCATGAATTGGgtgaaccatctctgaactgcttcccaATGGAAGTGAGGCCATCTTGAATAAGGTGAGCAAAACAATAAAAAGGTGTATCCCATTAATGCTCAGCAAAGTTGCATTAAGAGCTCTGCACCTATATATCCTTGCAATAatggccaacatttcatttgactTCTTAATTTATTGCTGTATTTTAATGTTACTTTTTTGTGTACAACAGTATCCTAGATCCCATTGTTCCGCAGCATTCTGCaatatttctccatttaaataatttactgCTTTTCTCATCTTCCTGCCATAGTGATCAATTTCAAATTTCTCACAGCATTCCCAATCTTCCAATTCTCTATCGACTCATTTGGGTTTCCCCCTTTCAACCTCCTTGGTTGACTGTAACATGAATTAATGATCTTTTTAGCATGCAGCTATACATTACTTTAGTTAAAGTATAATTCTAAGGAGCTAATTgtaatgttttctttaaaaaaagttttatcATTTACTAACCGCAAGCAAATTAATAAAGATACACATGCACATGTATGAAGTTAGACAGTGTCCAATATAAAAAGGGAGAAGATAAAAGAATATAGTTTAAACTCCTTAGGAATACCCTAGAAGTGTTGATTTTTAACCACAGACATCTGTCTTTTAATGTTTCTTTAATTTGTATTGTCAACAGTTACTTTTCCCTTCCTGAGTGAcagtagagagaaagagagagcttcTTCCAGTGCTATTACAAATCTATCTTCAAAGGCATTGTTTGAAGTACGTCTTATTCATGTATTTCCGTGTCTGGGGTCATTCACCCAAGCTGAATAATCACAGGCAAGTATTTCATTTCAAATATCTGAAATGTTTTACATAGCTGTAAATTAAAAATGAGTTGTATGTTTCTTCGTATCTGACTGGTTTCAGTCTCTTTAGAAAAAAACGGTTAATTTCACTTCGGACAATTTTGGTTACTTCACAATTTCTGGAGCTTGGCACAACTTTCAGTCAGACGGTCACTATGGCCATTTTAAATAATCACTTTGTTTTTTAAACAATTTCAGTCCATTAAAGTTTCTGATATCAAGATCAGATGATAGAATTCAAATACATTGCCCATATCTTGCCACTATCGTGACACTTAACAGACTTTTGCATCCTCCTGACACCATGCTTGCCTACCTGTCTTTGCATCATTAATAAATTTGGCTACAATACATTCAGTAACTTAATCAATGTTACAAATAGAGATCATAAACAATTGAGGCCCCagaattgatccctgtggcattcccCTATTACCATAGTTGTACAATTGATTGTTTGATTGATTTATGGTCACGattaccgaagtacagtgaaaagctttgtttatgagcagaaCAGGTTGATCATAGTAAgtaaggatgtacagatcaaaaagacttgggcagcggcatacaggttacattgcttAGAGTGTGCGCTAGGTGAAATCAACATTAgcgagatcagcattatttgaggctagagtccgtTCATCAGTCTAacaatggctgggaagaagctgttcttgaatctgctggtgcatgtgttcaagcttctgtatcttctgcctgtggAGGAAGTTGTAGGAAATCATTAcaggggtgcaatgggtctttgatgatgttcaTAGCTTTTCCATGGCAACGAGCcgtgtaaatggaatccatggataGAAGTTGGCTTACATGACGGTCTGGGCTGTGGACATCACCTCCTGTAGTTTCTTTTGGTCCCGCGCAGTGCTGctgccataccaagctgttatgcacccagatagtatgctttcaatggtgcatctgtagaagttggtgagggtccttatgggcatgccaaatttgctgagcaacctgaggaagaagagatgttgactgtcacatctacgtggAAAGTCCAAGACAGTTGTCGGTTATTGTTAAttcaaggaacttgacactctccaccctctcaacctcagctccgttgatgtagatggggtgcttgttctcctcctttctttctgaagccaatgatcagttctttagttttgtcgACATTGAGACAGACGTTGTTCTCGTTGCAACATGTCACCAAGGCATCTATTTCTCTTTGTACTTTGACTCATTCTTGTTAGGTATCCGCACTACTATGATGGTGTTGTCAGCGAACATATAggtggcattcattcagaatgtgTAAACACATTTGTGGATGCACAGGGTGTACAGTAAGGGGTTTAGGATGCATCCTTGGCAGGGCtctagtgttgagtgttattgtggaggatgtATAGCTCTCTGTCTTTGcagattgtggtctgtgggtcagaaagctgaggatccactTGGAAAAGGAAGAGCCAAGaaccaaggtcacagagttttgagatcagcgtggaggggataatggtgtagTCAATGAATGGGATTCtgacgtaggtgtctttgttgtccagatgttccaggaaagagtgcagggctagggattaTCATGCCTTCCTGTTTCTTGTTAATTAGCCAATCATCCATCTGTGCTAATATGTCAATTCAATTCCATGAAGTCTTATTTTCTTCAGTAGCTGTTTATGGggcaccttattgaatgctttGGGATACCCAAATACACTTGATCTATTGCAAAATACAACACAACAGGAACTGGGTATGTTTGTGCATAAAAGATTAGCATGAAAGTACAGCAaataattgggaaggcaaatggaatgcttgTCATTATTGCAAGGGCTATGGAGCAAAGAAGTACGGAAGTCTTGCTACATTTGAAGGGCATTGATAAGGCTATACATGCGTGTTACATCcgaaaataattttaattaatttgtcAAACGTAATTAGTAAGCGTATTAACAAATAAATATGGGAAAAGAGCATTGGAGATTGTCCTAATTTAAAATTACATAGCAGCACATGAATGGTAATTCTCCTCCAAAGGTGGGTTTGATGGTTATGGAAATGTAATTGGGCAGGAAGACAGTGGGTGTGAACACCTTCAGCTTTCTTCTTCTAATCAGATAAGCGCTGGGTCAGGGAAGACTTGTGGAAAACCtctccgactccaccaccaattAAGTCCATAACTTGGCAAGGCAAGCAATAGGACTCATTATGTGATAAGTTTGAAAATCAATTGTTCCAGTGTTACTTGCAGAGTTCTGAGGAGCCCTTCATTCAAGACACTCAGTGCCTAATTGAGGGATATAGCATTTGGTTGAGGGTGTGGTCAAAGCTTCATCCTGGCCCTGTTGAACCTGCAGCCCATTCCCCATGACCCCATCCAGCCATCTCCATTCTGCTGTCACTCATTTTTTGACACGGGTGCCTTGTAAAGTTAATCACCCTCTGGGAATGGCACAAATAGGACGTAAACTCCAAGGGAGAGTGGTGATTAAAGTTtgggcaaagatctgtagcttggggaGTGGGTGAGattattgacttgctcactgagctggcttgtactcattcagacgtttcatcaccatgctggaGAGTAGTGAATGTATCCAATGTATCTAGTTCCATGGCTTTGCGACAATGACCCAAGGATTCCAAAAGAAATTCCGCAGTTCCACTGTCACAGAGAAAGAACTGGTGGAGTTGACAAAGATGCTAAAAGAGGGGTCCACAACGAACAGGGGAATCCATCCACTGCCTTCAGGTTTTCAATAGGGTGATACGGTCCTTTCCAGGATCCATGCCCAAAAGCTGAGTAAGGAGAGAGCAGCAGATGGGATCCTCTTGAATGCTTGTTGTCCTGGTTGGTTAAAAACAGGCATGGCAGATCTCAATACCCCTAGGGCAGCGGAAGAAGGGGCTATGACCCCAGTTTATTTAGCTCTTCTCTCAGCAAGGGCAGAAGGTCCACATGGGCCTTTAGGTTTTCGGCAGCAGGATGACAAAGATACTGGAGGATAGAAGGAACTGAAAATTATCCTCTATTTACTAATACAGAAACTGTCAACTGGTAGTCTATAATTTAGTTCAGTAAGTCTGGCTTTGTTTACATTGACTAAAACTTATGTTTTCCCCaaatattttc
Above is a window of Stegostoma tigrinum isolate sSteTig4 chromosome 4, sSteTig4.hap1, whole genome shotgun sequence DNA encoding:
- the LOC125452708 gene encoding nuclear receptor subfamily 0 group B member 2-like; amino-acid sequence: MACVSQSVSFDKCQCGQRSHSSILYSILNKDHPSESSCCQYRHHHHSSAPGCSCEFRRKVVLKMPELTCRRASQVLLKTLTFIKNLPSFCQLPEGDQVLLVQNCWAPLFVLGLAQERVDFEVTEAVAPSLLRKILLNQKVMDGQNSETVLNATSLAEVQKVKVFLMKLWNMDVSNKEYAYLKGITLFNPDVPSLRMPQYILALQQEAQHTLNEFIIMVNNGDQARFAQILLILSTLRMVSVTSVTDLFFRPVLGKVNMNELLLEMLCAKLN